One window from the genome of Pseudomonas fluorescens encodes:
- a CDS encoding GtrA family protein translates to MTFIRYGAIQLVAYALDMGAFLLLIALFEEQPVLANIAGKGVAGVFAFFLHRHFTFQSSHGSSKAQAVRYFSLLAINIPVASALFSVGLAIVDNPAPVKFVCDVACVALTYWISKLFVFHSATHPPVPPDRAEGA, encoded by the coding sequence TTGACCTTTATTCGGTATGGCGCCATCCAACTCGTGGCCTATGCGTTGGACATGGGCGCCTTTCTGCTGTTGATCGCGCTATTCGAGGAACAACCCGTGCTGGCCAACATTGCCGGCAAAGGCGTCGCCGGTGTGTTCGCGTTCTTTTTGCATCGGCACTTCACGTTCCAGTCGAGCCATGGCAGCAGCAAGGCTCAAGCGGTGCGCTATTTCTCGTTGCTCGCCATCAATATCCCGGTCGCGTCGGCGCTGTTCAGCGTGGGGCTGGCTATCGTCGACAACCCTGCTCCGGTGAAATTCGTCTGCGACGTGGCCTGCGTGGCCCTGACTTACTGGATCAGCAAACTGTTCGTATTTCATTCCGCGACGCATCCGCCGGTTCCCCCTGACCGCGCCGAAGGCGCATGA
- a CDS encoding class I SAM-dependent methyltransferase, translating to MLREVFVEFHHAFHRLADRYFKVEGLEVELGAGIAPMRHSYPEVLATDIVSTEQLDMALDAEAMSLDDHSVRAFYGQNCFHHFPHPDRFFTELERTLKVGGGAILIEPFHGPFAAFLYKRLFKSEGFDMHFPSWETPSTGPMNGANQALSYIIFVRDRQAFEGKYPGLEIVHQEICGNYLRYLVSGGLNFRQLLPDVLIPALKIVEKLLLPLRRVLALHHIVVIRRTS from the coding sequence ATGCTCCGGGAAGTCTTCGTGGAGTTCCACCACGCATTTCATCGCCTGGCAGACCGTTACTTCAAGGTCGAAGGCCTTGAGGTGGAGTTGGGGGCGGGCATCGCGCCCATGCGTCATTCATACCCTGAAGTACTGGCCACGGACATTGTCTCCACCGAACAACTGGACATGGCACTCGATGCCGAGGCAATGAGCCTGGACGATCACTCGGTCAGGGCCTTTTATGGCCAGAACTGTTTTCACCACTTCCCTCACCCCGATCGGTTTTTCACGGAACTGGAAAGAACGCTCAAGGTGGGCGGCGGGGCCATTTTGATCGAGCCCTTCCACGGCCCCTTTGCCGCTTTTCTCTATAAACGCCTGTTCAAGTCCGAAGGCTTCGACATGCACTTCCCGTCCTGGGAAACACCCTCGACCGGCCCCATGAACGGCGCCAACCAGGCGCTCAGCTACATCATCTTCGTTCGCGACAGGCAGGCGTTCGAGGGCAAGTACCCAGGCCTGGAAATCGTCCATCAGGAAATCTGCGGCAATTATCTGCGCTACCTGGTTTCCGGCGGCTTGAACTTTCGCCAGTTACTGCCTGATGTGTTGATCCCCGCGCTCAAAATCGTTGAAAAGCTGCTGCTCCCGTTGCGGCGGGTATTGGCGCTGCATCACATCGTGGTCATCAGGAGGACGTCTTGA
- a CDS encoding NAD-dependent epimerase/dehydratase family protein, which produces MKLLITGATGYIGQRVSALAAARGHEVIYATRQPGPASSAWLPYDLRGPAPACPAGIQALIHLAADTSTGTDAGVDDEVNAAQALIQCAQRGSARFIFISSQTAEATAPSSYGRTKWRIEQHVLAAGGTVVRPGQVYGGPERGLFGLLSGLVRRSPFIPILMPAPGVQPIHVDDLAASILAVAERDDLHAEVLNLGAVRPIAFGRFLKSIATHRVRATRLPIPLPVPLLRLLRRSLGRSLSTKLGLERIFSLIHLPPMDSERSLQKLGIQLRPLAHGMHRSGHGQRRGLLQEATVLLHYLLKRPPHSSLVSRYARAVERAGKTRAVIHSPLMMGWPILLTLLDNPGVLRKPDGQELAWRLQVALAIAEASPQGAQVFLGVQQSRSPVVTLVALGLTAVKASVWQLAALSCRSFARQLLLGSEAHRET; this is translated from the coding sequence ATGAAGCTATTGATCACCGGCGCGACAGGCTACATCGGACAACGGGTGTCCGCCCTCGCGGCAGCAAGGGGACATGAGGTCATTTACGCGACGCGCCAGCCGGGTCCGGCCTCCTCTGCCTGGCTGCCTTATGACCTGCGGGGCCCGGCCCCCGCGTGCCCGGCCGGCATTCAGGCGCTGATCCATTTGGCCGCCGACACCTCGACGGGGACCGACGCCGGCGTGGACGACGAAGTCAACGCGGCCCAAGCGCTGATCCAGTGCGCCCAGCGAGGCTCGGCCAGGTTCATCTTCATCTCCAGTCAAACCGCCGAGGCCACGGCTCCGAGCAGTTATGGCCGGACCAAGTGGCGTATCGAGCAACACGTGCTGGCCGCCGGAGGCACCGTAGTCCGTCCCGGTCAAGTCTACGGCGGCCCCGAACGTGGGCTCTTCGGCTTGTTGTCAGGGCTGGTTCGTCGAAGCCCGTTCATTCCGATCCTCATGCCCGCGCCTGGCGTGCAACCCATCCATGTCGACGACCTCGCGGCCTCGATACTGGCCGTTGCCGAGCGCGACGACCTGCATGCCGAGGTCCTCAACCTGGGCGCCGTGCGGCCGATTGCCTTTGGCCGTTTCCTGAAGTCGATCGCGACGCACCGGGTCCGTGCCACTCGCCTGCCAATCCCCCTGCCAGTGCCATTGCTCAGGTTACTGCGCCGGTCACTCGGACGATCCTTGAGCACGAAACTGGGCCTGGAGCGGATTTTCTCCCTCATCCACCTGCCGCCCATGGACAGCGAGCGTTCCCTGCAAAAACTCGGCATCCAACTGCGCCCCCTTGCCCACGGCATGCATCGCTCCGGCCATGGGCAACGTCGAGGCCTTCTCCAGGAAGCCACGGTGCTCTTGCACTACCTGCTCAAACGCCCGCCGCACAGCAGCCTGGTCAGTCGCTATGCCCGGGCAGTGGAGCGTGCGGGAAAAACCCGCGCCGTCATTCATTCGCCCTTGATGATGGGCTGGCCGATACTCCTGACGCTCCTGGACAACCCCGGCGTCCTGCGCAAGCCCGACGGCCAGGAACTTGCCTGGCGCCTGCAGGTTGCACTCGCTATCGCCGAAGCCAGTCCCCAGGGCGCCCAGGTGTTTCTCGGCGTCCAGCAGTCGCGCAGCCCTGTCGTCACGCTGGTTGCGTTGGGACTCACTGCAGTCAAAGCATCGGTGTGGCAGCTAGCGGCGCTGTCGTGCCGCTCCTTTGCCCGCCAGCTGTTGCTTGGAAGTGAAGCCCACCGTGAAACCTGA